A portion of the Desulfopila inferna genome contains these proteins:
- a CDS encoding DNA adenine methylase: MIIECKDFRDLIPRYDREHTLFFLDPPYWNIPGYRHDFTEQDFHDLYHVLKNIKGKFLMTINDKVEIKSLFKKFKIENVQLKYSISPKGKTRSKLRNELLISNE, translated from the coding sequence GTGATCATCGAATGCAAGGACTTCCGCGATCTCATCCCCAGATATGACCGGGAGCATACGCTGTTTTTCTTGGATCCTCCGTACTGGAATATACCTGGTTATAGGCATGACTTCACCGAGCAGGATTTTCATGACCTTTATCACGTCTTGAAAAATATAAAAGGTAAATTTTTAATGACAATTAACGATAAGGTTGAGATAAAGTCTCTTTTTAAAAAATTTAAAATTGAGAACGTTCAATTGAAGTATTCAATTAGCCCAAAGGGAAAAACGAGAAGCAAGCTCAGAAACGAACTGCTTATATCAAATGAATGA
- a CDS encoding HD-GYP domain-containing protein, translated as MNDGEILGVSQGQFMRRTLWPVASTYLKKRHFKYLLLLSVLVFAPILRELIFGIFSHHHLPFATTEDIIHTLIEVAFMVSLGCLLIFLDIKIMKEKRFELKMTQTVAIEALASLAEYRDAETAEHLLRIRAFIEILTESLKESRYGRYIMCQDGYIEDLMNASVLHDIGKIAVPDAILIKPGRLTEEEFETIKRHTILGSEILLAADNQFRKRVGKQSYLTLAQSIAESHHEKWDGSGYPHGLAGEEIPLSARIVALCDVYDAVTSDRVYKKAWPHDQAVDYIEQESGRHFDPILVETFLKVAPLFEKAKQAIN; from the coding sequence TTGAATGATGGCGAAATCCTGGGAGTATCCCAGGGACAATTCATGCGAAGGACTTTATGGCCTGTTGCCTCAACATATTTAAAGAAACGACACTTCAAATATCTTCTGCTTCTTTCTGTTCTCGTTTTTGCACCAATTCTTAGAGAATTGATTTTTGGTATCTTCTCCCACCATCACTTACCTTTTGCGACCACTGAAGATATTATTCACACACTAATCGAAGTTGCCTTCATGGTGAGCCTAGGCTGTCTTCTTATTTTTCTTGATATAAAAATCATGAAAGAGAAGCGATTCGAGTTGAAGATGACACAAACTGTCGCAATCGAGGCACTGGCCTCACTGGCTGAATATAGGGATGCTGAGACAGCTGAGCATTTATTGCGTATACGGGCCTTCATAGAAATCCTCACTGAATCTTTGAAAGAATCCCGTTATGGCCGATATATCATGTGTCAAGACGGATATATCGAAGATTTAATGAACGCGTCCGTCCTTCATGACATAGGAAAAATTGCCGTTCCAGACGCCATCTTAATCAAACCCGGCCGCCTGACTGAGGAAGAATTTGAAACCATTAAAAGGCATACGATATTGGGATCAGAGATATTACTTGCGGCCGACAATCAATTCAGGAAAAGAGTTGGAAAACAAAGCTATCTTACGCTTGCCCAGAGCATTGCAGAAAGTCACCATGAGAAGTGGGATGGGAGCGGGTACCCTCACGGATTGGCTGGTGAGGAAATTCCTCTATCCGCAAGAATTGTTGCTCTATGTGATGTGTACGATGCGGTCACCTCAGATAGAGTCTACAAGAAAGCATGGCCGCATGATCAGGCTGTGGACTATATCGAGCAGGAATCGGGAAGGCATTTTGATCCAATTTTGGTTGAAACCTTCCTCAAAGTGGCACCGCTATTTGAAAAGGCGAAGCAAGCGATTAATTGA
- a CDS encoding MerR family transcriptional regulator gives MGFNIPDKLYYKIGEVSKLAEVAPHVIRYWETEFRQITPKRANSNQRLYRREDVELILKIKTLLHTKGYTIAGARKYLKSGEKVTTHAPQPAPDDANRKLGRIKSELLLLYKQLEQKK, from the coding sequence ATGGGCTTCAATATTCCCGATAAACTCTATTATAAAATCGGTGAAGTTAGTAAGCTGGCCGAAGTGGCGCCGCATGTCATTCGATACTGGGAAACGGAGTTCAGGCAGATCACTCCGAAGCGGGCCAACTCCAATCAGCGGCTCTACCGAAGGGAAGATGTCGAACTCATCCTCAAGATTAAAACCCTGCTGCACACCAAAGGCTATACAATCGCCGGCGCCCGCAAATATTTAAAATCCGGCGAGAAAGTTACGACGCATGCACCACAACCAGCCCCGGATGACGCAAACCGGAAATTAGGCAGGATAAAATCAGAGCTTCTTCTGTTATACAAACAACTTGAACAAAAAAAGTGA
- a CDS encoding integration host factor subunit alpha, with the protein MDKNNLTRKELAEAVAGQLGYPRSTCADIVDSLFDSMKSSLTGGEPIKIVHFGTFTLRDKNPRNGRNPRTGESILIKKRKMVSFKPSKKLREQIND; encoded by the coding sequence ATGGACAAAAATAATCTTACCAGAAAAGAACTGGCCGAGGCCGTTGCCGGCCAGCTAGGCTACCCGCGCTCCACCTGCGCAGATATTGTTGACTCCCTCTTTGACAGCATGAAATCCTCTCTGACCGGCGGTGAACCCATCAAAATCGTGCATTTCGGCACATTCACCCTGCGCGATAAAAACCCCCGCAACGGCAGAAACCCGCGAACCGGCGAATCTATCTTGATTAAAAAGAGAAAGATGGTAAGCTTTAAGCCAAGCAAGAAACTGAGAGAGCAGATAAACGATTAA
- the pheT gene encoding phenylalanine--tRNA ligase subunit beta translates to MKFTIDWLKNYVDLDGLLPEELTDKLTMLGLEVEGMTTLFEELADVKVARILEAVPHPNADTLQLCKVAVGDEQYEIVCGAPNARAGLLTPVALSGTVLPGNFKIKKSKVRGVVSNGMLCSEKELGLSEESDGIMELPENLQHGDSFIHAMGLSDIQIEVDLTPNRADCASVIGIAREVAGFRGTALKLPLENGAISRQSEEFSVEIEAPDLCPRYAGRLIRNVTIGPSPWWLQRRLISIGLRPINNVVDVTNFVMMEYGQPLHAFDFDTLEGGKIIVRTPRSDELNFVTLDEKERKLDPEMLMICDAKHPVAVAGIMGGMNSEVSETTTNILLESACFNDISIRRTARKLNLASDASYRFERGVDPEGTINAMNRAVQLLLELAGGSCPESEGIDAYPGRKPAKTLALHIQRCNELNGIELSRAQIASMLESIGIHCENPDEETLLVTPPSFRVDIERQADLVEEVARLYGYDRIPVSLPTVNLSYPEQDPARLLRLETSDIFARLGFSEAINYSFSSSDHLDMMNLTADDPRRKQVELLNPLNEEQSAMRTMLIPGLLENVGRNIRFQKTSLKLFEIGKVFTPTEENLQPVENTRLAGVLSGNIYGEFDPLYHKQRNVDIFDAKGCIEYLLQALRLNTTAADNIVSFEILQEKEPFVESGRHLSLFSDKKVIGSLGKLSDDVVKSFGIKQQVYFFDIDFDILCSLTALPKSFSPLPVYPSVKRDIALVVADNVSAGELLQSVRESREKLIEHSEIFDIFKGGKIPEGYKSVALSITYRSPSKTLTEKNVEKAHSKIVKTLTDTFGGQFREA, encoded by the coding sequence ATGAAGTTCACCATTGACTGGTTGAAGAACTATGTGGATTTGGACGGTCTCTTGCCGGAAGAACTGACCGACAAACTTACCATGCTCGGACTCGAAGTTGAAGGGATGACCACTCTTTTTGAAGAATTGGCCGACGTCAAAGTGGCCAGAATCCTGGAAGCCGTGCCCCACCCTAACGCCGACACGCTCCAGCTCTGCAAGGTTGCCGTAGGCGATGAGCAGTATGAAATCGTCTGCGGGGCACCCAATGCCCGTGCAGGGCTGCTCACTCCCGTCGCCCTGTCCGGCACCGTCTTGCCGGGCAATTTCAAGATTAAAAAATCCAAGGTTCGCGGCGTGGTTTCCAACGGCATGCTCTGCTCCGAAAAAGAACTCGGCCTCAGTGAAGAATCCGACGGCATCATGGAACTGCCTGAAAACCTGCAGCACGGCGATAGTTTCATCCATGCCATGGGGCTCTCCGATATTCAGATAGAGGTCGATCTGACGCCCAACAGGGCCGACTGCGCCTCGGTTATCGGCATCGCCCGGGAAGTCGCAGGCTTTCGCGGCACCGCCCTGAAACTGCCACTTGAAAACGGTGCAATCTCCAGGCAGAGCGAGGAGTTTTCGGTGGAAATCGAAGCCCCTGACCTGTGTCCCAGATATGCCGGCCGCCTGATCAGAAATGTCACCATAGGGCCATCTCCCTGGTGGCTGCAGAGAAGGTTGATTTCCATCGGCCTGCGGCCCATAAATAACGTCGTCGATGTCACCAATTTCGTCATGATGGAATACGGCCAGCCGCTCCATGCCTTCGACTTCGATACGCTTGAAGGCGGCAAAATAATCGTCAGAACACCGCGGAGCGATGAACTGAACTTTGTCACCCTCGACGAAAAAGAACGTAAGCTCGACCCGGAAATGCTGATGATTTGCGACGCTAAACATCCTGTTGCCGTGGCTGGTATCATGGGAGGCATGAACTCCGAAGTCAGCGAGACCACAACCAATATCCTACTGGAATCAGCCTGCTTCAATGACATATCGATCAGGAGAACGGCTCGAAAATTGAACCTTGCCTCCGACGCTTCCTATCGCTTCGAGCGCGGGGTTGATCCGGAAGGAACCATCAATGCCATGAATCGCGCAGTTCAACTGCTGCTTGAACTAGCCGGCGGCAGCTGTCCGGAAAGTGAAGGCATAGATGCCTATCCCGGACGTAAACCAGCAAAAACGCTGGCTCTGCATATTCAACGGTGTAACGAACTCAACGGCATCGAGCTTTCCAGAGCCCAAATCGCCTCGATGCTCGAATCTATCGGCATCCATTGCGAGAATCCTGATGAGGAGACCCTGCTGGTTACTCCTCCAAGCTTCAGGGTGGATATAGAGCGCCAAGCCGACCTGGTCGAGGAAGTGGCACGGCTCTACGGTTATGACAGGATTCCGGTATCGCTGCCAACGGTCAATCTGAGCTATCCCGAACAGGACCCCGCCAGACTACTGCGTCTTGAAACCAGCGACATCTTCGCCCGTCTCGGCTTTTCCGAAGCTATCAACTACAGCTTCTCCAGCAGCGATCATCTCGATATGATGAACCTTACCGCAGATGATCCCAGACGCAAACAGGTGGAACTCCTTAATCCCCTGAATGAAGAGCAGTCGGCAATGCGCACCATGCTGATCCCCGGACTTCTTGAAAATGTCGGCAGAAACATCAGATTTCAGAAGACCAGCCTCAAGCTCTTCGAAATCGGCAAGGTATTCACCCCTACGGAAGAGAATCTCCAGCCTGTGGAAAATACCAGATTGGCCGGAGTGCTCAGCGGCAATATATACGGAGAATTTGACCCTCTCTACCATAAGCAACGCAATGTCGATATCTTCGACGCCAAAGGATGCATCGAATATCTTCTGCAGGCCCTTCGTCTCAATACGACCGCCGCCGATAATATAGTTTCTTTTGAAATTCTTCAAGAAAAAGAGCCTTTTGTCGAAAGCGGCCGGCATCTCTCACTGTTTTCTGATAAAAAAGTTATCGGAAGTCTTGGCAAACTCAGCGATGATGTGGTAAAAAGTTTCGGCATCAAGCAGCAAGTGTACTTTTTCGATATCGACTTCGACATCCTCTGTTCACTGACTGCCTTGCCCAAGTCCTTTTCCCCACTGCCGGTTTATCCTTCGGTCAAGCGTGATATCGCGCTGGTGGTTGCAGACAATGTCTCCGCCGGAGAACTCCTGCAAAGTGTACGCGAGAGCAGGGAAAAGCTCATTGAGCATAGTGAAATTTTTGATATTTTCAAGGGTGGCAAAATACCTGAAGGGTATAAGAGCGTAGCGCTCTCTATCACCTACCGCTCACCCAGTAAGACTTTAACTGAAAAAAATGTGGAAAAAGCCCATTCAAAGATCGTGAAAACACTCACCGATACCTTTGGCGGCCAATTCCGTGAGGCATAG
- the pheS gene encoding phenylalanine--tRNA ligase subunit alpha produces the protein MEHELQRLTTEARDTLATLQDIDQLEEFRIRYLGRKGHFSTIMRKLGTVSQDDRPRLGQLANSVKAEIETLFKERQEILLQDRKTTQKETTEDLTLPGRKPALGRLHPVTQIMNEVCGVFEKMGFSVAEGPDVETDHYNFEALNIPAHHPARDMHDTFYISDSLLLRTHTSPMQARIMENREPPLRVIAPGKVYRCDSDITHTPMFHQVEGFLVDKQVSFADLKGVLTVFTQKMFGEDLALRFRPSFFPFTEPSAEVDIACVICKGQGCRVCKRTGWLEILGCGMIDPEVFKMVGYDPEVYSGFAFGLGIERIAMLKYGIDDIRLYYENDLRFLSQF, from the coding sequence ATGGAGCACGAGCTACAGAGGTTAACAACAGAGGCGCGTGATACCCTCGCCACCCTGCAGGATATCGACCAGCTTGAAGAATTCCGCATCAGATACCTGGGCCGTAAGGGCCATTTCAGTACGATCATGCGCAAACTCGGCACTGTGTCCCAGGATGACAGGCCCCGACTCGGTCAGCTGGCTAATAGCGTTAAAGCGGAAATAGAGACACTATTCAAAGAACGCCAGGAGATTCTCCTGCAAGACAGGAAGACCACTCAAAAAGAAACAACGGAAGATCTCACCCTGCCCGGCAGAAAGCCTGCTCTCGGAAGACTGCACCCGGTTACCCAGATAATGAACGAGGTCTGCGGAGTTTTCGAGAAGATGGGATTTTCCGTGGCCGAAGGGCCCGACGTCGAAACCGACCATTACAATTTCGAAGCCCTCAATATCCCTGCCCATCATCCGGCCAGAGATATGCACGACACCTTCTATATCAGTGATTCCCTGCTCCTGCGCACCCATACATCACCGATGCAGGCTCGCATTATGGAGAACCGGGAACCGCCCCTTCGCGTCATCGCACCGGGCAAGGTCTACCGCTGCGACTCGGACATCACCCATACCCCGATGTTCCACCAGGTTGAGGGATTCCTGGTCGACAAGCAGGTCTCCTTTGCCGATCTCAAGGGTGTCCTCACCGTTTTTACCCAGAAGATGTTCGGCGAGGATCTGGCCCTGCGTTTCCGCCCCAGTTTCTTTCCCTTCACCGAGCCCAGCGCCGAAGTGGATATAGCCTGCGTCATCTGCAAAGGCCAGGGATGCCGGGTATGCAAGCGCACAGGCTGGCTGGAGATCCTCGGCTGCGGCATGATTGATCCGGAGGTCTTCAAAATGGTAGGTTACGACCCCGAGGTCTACAGCGGATTCGCCTTTGGGCTTGGGATCGAGCGCATCGCCATGCTCAAATACGGCATCGACGATATACGACTGTACTACGAAAACGACCTGCGTTTTCTCTCACAGTTTTAA
- the rplT gene encoding 50S ribosomal protein L20: MSRVTRGFKARRRRNRVLKLAKGFRGGRSRLFRTATEAVDRALVYAYRDRRTKKRDFRRLWIARINAGARMNGINYSQFIGGLKKAGIELDRKVLANMAVLDPSAFAEVVKVAKAKA; encoded by the coding sequence ATGTCACGCGTTACCAGGGGCTTTAAGGCCCGCCGCAGAAGAAACAGAGTATTAAAGCTTGCCAAAGGATTCAGAGGAGGACGCAGCAGACTCTTCAGGACAGCCACCGAGGCTGTTGACCGCGCCCTCGTCTACGCCTACCGGGACAGACGAACTAAAAAACGTGATTTCCGTCGTCTGTGGATCGCACGAATCAACGCCGGTGCCAGGATGAATGGTATAAATTACAGCCAATTCATCGGTGGCCTCAAAAAAGCCGGAATCGAACTGGATCGTAAGGTTCTCGCCAATATGGCGGTACTTGATCCCTCAGCCTTTGCCGAAGTCGTCAAAGTAGCCAAAGCAAAGGCCTGA
- the rpmI gene encoding 50S ribosomal protein L35, translating into MPKMKTNRGAAKRFKATGTGKIKRSKAYTSHILTKKSTKRKRGLRQGDLVDESNVKSIRKILPYL; encoded by the coding sequence ATGCCGAAGATGAAGACAAACCGAGGTGCTGCAAAGCGCTTCAAAGCAACCGGTACAGGAAAGATCAAACGTAGCAAAGCCTACACCAGTCACATCCTGACCAAGAAATCAACAAAGCGTAAGCGCGGTCTCAGACAAGGCGATCTGGTCGATGAGTCCAACGTCAAGTCAATCAGGAAGATTCTGCCTTATCTTTAG
- the infC gene encoding translation initiation factor IF-3, giving the protein MNRRSKQAPVQRDDKAVINDKIRHERVRLIGADGEQLGIFTSKDALEKAYDEGLDLVEVSANASPPVCRIMNYDKFRYEQKKKQQEAKKKQTTVETKEIKFRPKTEEHDLNFKIKNIRKFLAQKNKVKITMRFRGREIVYSQSIGMEAMQKIAEELEDEAIILAPPRMEGRQMVMFVGPKTSA; this is encoded by the coding sequence ATTAACAGACGAAGCAAACAAGCTCCGGTCCAGAGGGATGATAAAGCTGTTATCAATGATAAAATTCGCCACGAAAGAGTGCGACTTATAGGCGCGGACGGCGAACAGCTCGGAATCTTCACCTCCAAAGATGCACTGGAGAAAGCTTATGATGAGGGACTTGATCTGGTAGAGGTGTCTGCAAACGCCAGTCCTCCGGTATGCCGGATCATGAACTATGATAAGTTCCGCTACGAACAAAAGAAAAAACAGCAGGAAGCCAAGAAAAAGCAGACGACGGTTGAAACCAAGGAAATCAAGTTTCGGCCCAAAACAGAGGAACACGATCTTAACTTCAAGATCAAAAATATCAGAAAGTTCCTGGCACAAAAAAATAAGGTTAAGATTACCATGCGATTCCGTGGCCGCGAGATTGTCTACTCACAATCCATCGGCATGGAAGCAATGCAGAAAATTGCCGAGGAACTAGAAGACGAAGCAATAATTCTTGCTCCTCCGCGAATGGAAGGACGACAAATGGTTATGTTTGTCGGCCCGAAAACGTCAGCATAG
- the thrS gene encoding threonine--tRNA ligase yields the protein MAEITVSLHDGEELKVPEATPVKDVLGQLMSNKQRKQVVAVSIEGNVVDLQTPLQKDSVITPITKESAEGLEVLRHSTAHVMAKAVRDIFGDDVKVAIGPAIENGFYYDFQRKEPFSPDDFEAIEQRMSEIIQGRAEFVRKLVPFEEARDKFAREDEKYKLEIIEDLRGEQISTYQLDDFTDLCRGPHLPDTTPIQAFKLLRVAGAYWRGDEKKDVLQRIYGTAFYDKKALKKYLNALEEAKKRDHRKLGKELELFTIQDQIGPGLILWQPKGSQLRRLIEDYWKDEHYRHGYELLYTPHIARQDLWKTSGHLDFYGENMYSPMAIDDVQYQLKPMNCPFHIGVYNSRKRSYREFPLRWAELGTVYRYERAGALHGLLRVRGFTQDDAHIFCRPDQLEEEIFNILNLNLHILKTFGFSEYDIYLSTRPEKYVGSDDNWDKATEALKQALEKKGLAYALDPGEGVFYGPKIDIKIKDQLGRSWQCSTIQVDFNLPDRFEVSYIGSNNAEHQPIMIHRALMGSLERFIGVLIEHYAGVFPLWFAPVQARIMNITDEQIDYCEDVFEQMRKAGLRVEKDLRNEKLNYKIREAQVAKVPYMLIIGDAEKNDGTVTVRLRDGKNLPAMPATDFIEKIIEECREGRGI from the coding sequence ATGGCTGAAATTACCGTATCACTACACGATGGAGAAGAACTGAAGGTACCTGAGGCTACCCCTGTCAAGGATGTGCTTGGTCAGCTGATGTCCAATAAACAGAGGAAGCAGGTAGTCGCCGTTTCTATTGAAGGCAATGTCGTTGATCTTCAAACTCCCCTGCAGAAAGATAGTGTAATTACGCCCATTACTAAAGAATCCGCAGAAGGATTGGAAGTTCTGCGTCACAGCACTGCTCATGTCATGGCCAAGGCCGTTCGCGATATATTCGGCGATGATGTCAAGGTTGCCATTGGCCCGGCCATCGAAAACGGCTTCTATTACGACTTCCAGCGCAAAGAGCCATTCAGCCCCGATGATTTTGAGGCGATTGAACAACGAATGTCCGAGATCATCCAGGGCAGAGCGGAATTTGTGCGTAAGCTTGTGCCCTTTGAAGAAGCCAGGGATAAGTTTGCCCGGGAAGACGAAAAATATAAGCTCGAAATAATCGAAGATCTGCGCGGCGAGCAAATTTCCACCTATCAGCTCGACGACTTTACTGATCTGTGCCGCGGTCCACATCTTCCCGACACCACTCCCATTCAGGCGTTTAAGCTCCTCAGGGTTGCAGGCGCCTACTGGAGGGGAGACGAAAAAAAAGATGTACTGCAGAGGATCTACGGCACCGCCTTCTATGACAAAAAGGCGCTGAAAAAATATCTCAATGCCCTCGAAGAGGCCAAGAAACGAGACCACCGTAAGCTGGGCAAGGAGCTGGAACTTTTCACCATCCAGGATCAGATCGGTCCGGGACTCATCCTCTGGCAGCCCAAAGGTTCGCAACTGCGCCGCTTGATTGAGGATTACTGGAAAGACGAGCACTACCGGCATGGCTATGAACTGCTCTACACTCCGCATATAGCCCGTCAGGATCTATGGAAAACCTCGGGACATCTCGATTTCTACGGCGAGAACATGTATTCTCCCATGGCCATTGACGACGTGCAGTACCAGCTTAAGCCGATGAATTGCCCATTCCATATAGGCGTGTACAATTCACGGAAGCGGAGTTATCGTGAGTTCCCCCTGCGCTGGGCCGAGCTCGGCACCGTCTACCGCTATGAGCGGGCCGGAGCCCTTCACGGTCTTCTCCGGGTGCGCGGCTTCACTCAGGACGATGCCCATATTTTCTGCAGGCCGGATCAGCTGGAAGAGGAGATTTTCAATATACTCAACCTCAACCTGCATATTCTCAAAACCTTCGGCTTCAGCGAATATGACATTTATCTTTCCACCAGACCGGAAAAATATGTCGGCAGCGACGACAACTGGGATAAAGCTACGGAAGCGCTGAAACAGGCTCTGGAAAAGAAGGGACTCGCTTATGCCCTTGATCCGGGCGAAGGTGTATTCTACGGTCCCAAAATCGATATCAAAATCAAGGATCAGCTGGGCAGATCCTGGCAGTGCTCCACCATTCAAGTGGACTTCAACCTGCCCGACAGATTCGAGGTAAGCTACATCGGCTCGAATAATGCCGAACATCAACCCATCATGATCCACAGAGCACTGATGGGATCCCTTGAGAGATTCATCGGTGTGCTTATCGAGCACTATGCCGGGGTCTTTCCATTGTGGTTCGCACCGGTGCAGGCACGCATCATGAATATCACCGATGAGCAGATCGACTACTGCGAAGATGTCTTCGAGCAAATGCGGAAAGCAGGCCTGCGCGTCGAAAAAGATTTGCGTAACGAGAAATTGAACTATAAAATCAGAGAAGCACAGGTTGCCAAGGTTCCCTATATGCTCATTATCGGCGATGCGGAAAAAAACGACGGCACTGTCACTGTTCGTCTGCGCGACGGTAAAAACCTGCCTGCCATGCCGGCGACTGATTTTATTGAAAAGATTATAGAGGAGTGCCGGGAAGGTCGCGGTATCTGA
- the recR gene encoding recombination mediator RecR — protein sequence MQIVPPALDRLIQGFSTLPGIGKKTATRLAMHVLRRSPAEAGELSSALAALHGSIQLCSSCFAFSENDPCVICGDARRTAELVCVVEQAGDLMAIEKTGIFRGHYHILHGVLSPIDGIGPDEIKTRELIARSRNGVVKEVLIATSSTVPGEATASYLIDKLHDLDVKVTRLAYGIPMGMDIKYADSHTLSRAIEGRLAAF from the coding sequence ATGCAAATCGTTCCCCCGGCCCTCGATAGGCTCATCCAGGGATTTTCCACACTCCCCGGCATCGGCAAAAAAACAGCAACCAGGCTGGCTATGCATGTTCTCAGGCGTTCACCGGCAGAGGCCGGCGAGCTGTCTTCCGCCCTTGCCGCCCTGCACGGCTCGATCCAGCTGTGTTCCAGCTGTTTCGCCTTTTCCGAAAATGACCCTTGCGTCATCTGCGGAGATGCGCGCAGAACCGCGGAACTTGTCTGTGTGGTGGAACAGGCGGGTGATCTCATGGCCATTGAGAAAACCGGGATTTTTCGCGGACACTATCATATCCTGCACGGCGTTCTCTCGCCCATAGACGGCATCGGACCCGACGAGATAAAAACACGGGAGCTGATCGCCCGCTCCCGAAACGGGGTGGTCAAGGAGGTGCTCATCGCCACAAGCTCAACCGTTCCAGGAGAAGCAACCGCTTCCTATCTGATCGACAAGCTGCACGATCTTGATGTCAAGGTCACCCGTCTGGCTTATGGCATCCCCATGGGTATGGACATAAAATATGCTGACAGCCACACCCTTTCCCGGGCAATAGAGGGCAGACTTGCCGCCTTCTAG
- a CDS encoding YbaB/EbfC family nucleoid-associated protein has product MDLQSIMQQAQQMQAKMAEIQEQLASKTITGSAGGGMVNVIVNGKGEVLSMTIEDAILSAEEKEMLQDLIVAATNDGLRKAKELGKEEMKQLTGGLNLPGLSNMF; this is encoded by the coding sequence ATGGACTTACAAAGCATTATGCAGCAGGCTCAGCAGATGCAGGCCAAAATGGCGGAGATTCAGGAACAGCTCGCCTCTAAAACCATCACCGGCAGCGCCGGCGGCGGCATGGTCAATGTGATCGTCAATGGCAAGGGCGAGGTTCTTTCCATGACCATTGAGGACGCCATTCTCTCTGCCGAAGAAAAAGAGATGCTCCAGGATCTTATTGTCGCCGCCACCAACGATGGTTTGCGCAAGGCCAAAGAGCTCGGCAAGGAAGAGATGAAGCAGCTCACCGGCGGCCTCAACCTTCCCGGTCTCTCCAATATGTTTTAG